In Artemia franciscana chromosome 4, ASM3288406v1, whole genome shotgun sequence, a single window of DNA contains:
- the LOC136026516 gene encoding uncharacterized protein LOC136026516: MPGPKTEAQLATDQERASKAFNKWFEKYKESTKDVTIAKKAANPPMGFIYIGLAVAAIGIIISFVGLGDRSFRTEELRLIGPLMTALGFAIIFIRSVLCCVVHWTNSKFEQENVIPEVIVHQHLQPQELKFKPRLRKISSDDELEHFSIPMSNESLMYHGLVRSDGEPLSLDYEAVTKRRELILDPNGINNRNSIMVPNGIPSPP, translated from the exons CTTGCCACTGACCAAGAAAGAGCTTCCAAAGCTTTCAATAAATGGTTTGAAAAGTATAAG GAATCCACTAAAGATGTTACCATCGCAAAGAAAGCGGCTAATCCACCTATGGGTTTCATATACATCGGATTAGCCGTTGCAGCCATAGGAATTATCATCAGCTTCGTTGGTTTGGGTGACAGAAGCTTCCGAACTGAAGAATTACGACTAATCGGTCCTCTCATGACTGCTCTTGGTTTCGCTATTATCTTCATCAGGTCGGTGCTCTGCTGTGTCGTGCACTGGACGAATTCCAAGTTTGAGCAAGAGAACGTCATTCCAGAAGTGATTGTTCATCAGCATCTGCAACCCCAAGAGCTCAAGTTTAAGCCAAGGCTTAGAAAAATCAGCAGCGACGATGAACTGGAACATTTCTCGATCCCTATGTCGAATGAGAGTTTGATGTATCACGGCCTTGTACGAAGTGATGGTGAACCCTTAAGCCTTGATTACGAAGCAGTTACAAAACGAAGGGAGTTGATCCTCGATCCTAATGGAATCAATAACAGAAATAGTATAATGGTACCCAATGGGATACCCTCACCACCTTGA